In Flavivirga abyssicola, the following are encoded in one genomic region:
- a CDS encoding AraC family transcriptional regulator, with protein MKDEMNNNKSVAQSTFDETNVDDGALVLTYKNESNEVQSLAKEIDSDYIQFHFCVKGSSRFVFNEGRYILNILEENSLLLYNPQRDLPINLQVDPNSWIVSILISIKNFHGLFSQEADYITFLSDDNKDKKYYKDGVISPSMAIVLNQLINYNLNQSIKNLYYKGKALELLSLYFNRSEDADVEQCPFLVDETNVIKIRKAKEIVIARMAEPPSLQELADEIGLNLKKLKEGFKQIYGDSVFSFLFDYKMEVARKLLESGDDNVNEVGHKVGYSTSSHFIAAFKKKYGTTPKKYVMSLSS; from the coding sequence ATGAAAGATGAAATGAACAATAATAAAAGTGTCGCTCAAAGTACTTTTGATGAAACAAATGTAGATGATGGGGCTTTGGTTCTTACTTATAAAAATGAATCAAATGAGGTGCAATCTCTTGCTAAAGAAATAGATAGTGATTATATCCAGTTTCATTTTTGTGTAAAAGGATCAAGTAGGTTTGTTTTTAATGAAGGGAGGTACATATTAAACATTCTGGAAGAGAATTCATTATTATTATATAATCCTCAGCGTGATTTACCAATAAATTTGCAAGTAGATCCAAACTCATGGATTGTTTCGATTTTAATATCTATCAAAAATTTTCACGGACTGTTTTCTCAGGAAGCCGACTACATTACGTTTTTAAGTGATGATAATAAGGATAAAAAATATTATAAAGACGGTGTTATCTCCCCTTCAATGGCCATTGTTTTAAATCAATTGATAAATTATAATCTAAATCAGTCTATTAAAAACCTTTATTATAAAGGGAAAGCCCTCGAGCTTTTAAGTTTATATTTTAATAGAAGTGAAGATGCTGATGTTGAGCAGTGCCCCTTTTTAGTGGACGAAACAAATGTCATTAAAATAAGAAAAGCTAAAGAAATTGTTATTGCCCGTATGGCAGAACCGCCTAGTTTACAGGAGTTGGCTGATGAAATAGGGTTAAATCTTAAAAAGTTGAAAGAGGGGTTTAAACAAATTTATGGTGATTCGGTTTTTAGTTTTTTATTTGATTATAAAATGGAAGTTGCTAGAAAGTTGCTAGAATCTGGAGATGATAATGTGAATGAAGTGGGGCATAAAGTAGGCTATAGTACCTCTAGCCATTTTATTGCTGCTTTTAAAAAGAAATACGGCACAACGCCAAAAAAATATGTAATGTCATTATCTTCGTAA
- a CDS encoding sensor histidine kinase — protein sequence MKLKKLSLRTRIFIAMILLVLLASILIAAVAIYQYKEQSADYHKGRLERKEQNIQKHHKRVLNGKQNTWEVKTENIPLIFKEEIYNIADIHKLQINLYDLDGTLLISSKGDLNNIADTCIDAEILNAISHRASHRYVDKHKENGQTYQSSYTYITDQKSKPIAILNLPYLEKDDFLAEELSEFLQRIGFAFMFVLLMAIGIAFVLSKYITKSLKAISDKINTTRLEKRNKKIEVNDTSEEISILVNSYNSMIDELEDSAVQLARSEREQAWREMAKQVAHEIKNPLTPMRLTVQNFQRKFDSNDENIHSKLDEYSKTLIQQIDTMSSIASAFSNFAKMPAQQNETLNVVEIVKLALDIFNEDYIFFTAESEEIIAKFDRTQLIRVVTNLVKNGIQAMPENQIPRIVINVATRDNDVIITVADNGSGVSEENKDKVFEPKFTTKTSGMGLGLAMVKNIVETYKGTIAFKSEKDKGTTFTVTFPKE from the coding sequence ATGAAATTAAAAAAACTTTCCTTACGTACTCGTATTTTCATAGCTATGATTTTATTGGTGCTATTAGCATCTATACTTATTGCGGCTGTAGCGATTTATCAGTACAAGGAACAAAGTGCAGATTATCATAAAGGACGTTTAGAGCGTAAAGAGCAAAACATTCAGAAACATCATAAAAGAGTTTTAAATGGTAAGCAGAATACCTGGGAGGTAAAGACCGAAAATATTCCATTAATTTTCAAAGAAGAAATTTATAATATCGCTGATATACATAAGCTTCAGATTAATTTATATGATTTAGATGGGACTTTATTAATATCGTCTAAAGGAGATTTAAATAATATTGCAGATACATGTATTGATGCAGAAATTTTAAATGCGATTTCACATAGGGCGTCACATAGATATGTAGATAAACATAAGGAAAATGGGCAAACATACCAATCGTCTTATACTTATATTACGGATCAGAAATCTAAGCCCATAGCCATATTAAATTTACCTTATTTAGAAAAAGACGACTTTCTTGCAGAAGAGCTAAGCGAGTTTTTACAGCGTATAGGGTTTGCCTTTATGTTTGTATTGCTTATGGCCATTGGGATTGCCTTTGTACTCTCTAAATACATTACAAAGTCCTTAAAAGCAATTAGTGATAAAATTAATACGACAAGATTAGAAAAGCGTAATAAGAAAATAGAGGTTAATGATACGAGTGAGGAAATCTCTATTTTGGTGAATTCGTATAATAGTATGATTGACGAACTTGAAGATAGTGCTGTGCAATTAGCTAGAAGCGAACGTGAACAAGCTTGGAGGGAAATGGCAAAACAAGTGGCGCATGAAATTAAGAACCCATTGACTCCCATGCGTTTAACGGTGCAAAATTTTCAACGTAAATTTGATTCCAATGATGAAAATATTCACTCAAAGTTAGATGAGTACAGTAAAACGTTAATTCAACAAATAGACACCATGAGTTCAATTGCATCGGCTTTTTCAAACTTTGCAAAGATGCCGGCACAACAAAATGAAACTTTAAATGTTGTAGAAATTGTAAAGCTTGCGCTGGATATTTTTAATGAAGATTATATTTTCTTTACTGCTGAATCTGAAGAAATTATTGCGAAATTTGATAGAACACAGTTAATTAGAGTGGTTACTAACCTGGTTAAAAATGGTATTCAAGCGATGCCAGAAAACCAAATTCCTAGGATTGTTATTAACGTAGCGACAAGAGATAATGATGTTATTATTACAGTTGCAGATAACGGTTCGGGGGTGTCTGAAGAAAATAAGGATAAGGTTTTTGAGCCTAAGTTTACAACCAAAACGAGTGGGATGGGGCTTGGCTTGGCTATGGTAAAAAACATTGTAGAAACTTATAAAGGCACCATAGCATTTAAATCAGAAAAAGATAAAGGCACTACGTTTACTGTGACTTTTCCTAAAGAATAG
- the hemH gene encoding ferrochelatase encodes MKKGVLLVNLGSPDSPEPKDVKKYLGEFLMDERVIDIPFAARALLVKGIILKTRPKASAAAYKKIWWEEGSPLIVLSERLQSKIQKQINVPVALAMRYGSMTIKKGLQELVDEGVDEVLLFPLYPQFAMATTETITVLAEELRQQYFPNLKIESVPAFYNKPDYIEVLSNSIKRHLEGKNYEHVLFSYHGVPERHIRKSDVTKLHCKIDGSCCATPSKAHEFCYRHQCYEVTRLVAEKLEFKEGAYSTSFQSRLGFDPWLQPYTDRTIERLGKQGIKNMAIVTPAFVSDCLETLEEIAMEGQEIFHEMGGKDFTTVPCLNDDDEFVNLLSSWITSWTKTPVEMS; translated from the coding sequence ATGAAAAAAGGAGTTTTATTAGTCAATCTTGGTTCTCCAGACAGCCCAGAGCCAAAAGATGTAAAAAAATATTTAGGCGAGTTTTTAATGGACGAACGGGTTATTGATATTCCGTTTGCAGCCAGAGCATTGTTAGTTAAGGGTATTATTTTAAAGACACGCCCTAAGGCATCGGCAGCAGCTTATAAAAAAATATGGTGGGAAGAAGGGTCTCCTTTGATCGTACTTTCGGAAAGGCTTCAGAGCAAAATACAAAAACAAATAAATGTACCTGTCGCATTAGCCATGCGCTATGGAAGTATGACTATAAAAAAGGGGCTTCAGGAATTGGTGGATGAAGGTGTTGATGAGGTTTTGTTGTTTCCTTTATATCCGCAGTTTGCTATGGCAACTACCGAAACTATTACGGTGTTAGCTGAAGAGCTTCGTCAGCAATATTTTCCGAATTTAAAAATAGAATCGGTTCCTGCATTTTATAATAAACCTGATTATATTGAAGTGCTTTCTAATTCAATAAAACGTCATTTGGAAGGCAAAAATTATGAGCATGTATTGTTTTCGTATCATGGTGTTCCAGAACGCCATATTAGAAAGAGTGATGTTACCAAGTTACATTGTAAAATAGATGGTAGTTGTTGTGCAACACCATCAAAAGCACATGAGTTTTGTTATAGGCATCAATGTTATGAAGTAACCAGACTGGTTGCTGAAAAATTGGAGTTTAAAGAAGGGGCTTACTCTACGTCTTTTCAGTCGCGATTAGGTTTCGATCCTTGGTTGCAGCCGTATACAGATAGAACTATTGAGCGTTTGGGTAAACAGGGCATAAAAAACATGGCCATCGTAACACCTGCGTTTGTTAGTGATTGTTTAGAAACTCTTGAAGAAATAGCGATGGAAGGTCAGGAGATTTTTCATGAAATGGGAGGTAAAGATTTTACAACCGTTCCTTGTTTAAATGATGATGACGAATTTGTTAATCTACTTTCAAGTTGGATTACATCATGGACAAAAACACCAGTTGAAATGAGTTAA
- a CDS encoding protein-disulfide reductase DsbD domain-containing protein, translating to MKKIFVLVFLISSVGYSQILDPVKWSTSLKKVSNLEYDLIINATIKPNYHLYSLKVPKGGPLPTVFIFEDSDDYELVGTMTEDKGHTAFDPIFELHIKYFENTAKFKQRIKLKAKKALKVTGEIEFMTCNDASCVPGYDDFEIAIQ from the coding sequence ATGAAAAAAATATTTGTATTAGTTTTTTTAATATCGTCAGTAGGATATTCTCAAATTTTGGATCCTGTAAAATGGTCAACTAGTCTAAAAAAAGTATCTAATCTAGAGTATGATTTAATTATAAATGCAACTATAAAACCGAATTATCATCTGTATTCATTGAAAGTTCCTAAAGGTGGACCATTGCCAACGGTTTTTATTTTTGAAGATAGTGATGATTATGAGTTAGTAGGCACTATGACGGAAGATAAAGGACATACTGCTTTTGATCCTATTTTCGAATTACATATTAAGTATTTTGAAAATACTGCAAAATTTAAGCAGCGTATTAAGCTAAAGGCTAAAAAGGCATTAAAGGTTACGGGCGAAATTGAATTTATGACTTGTAATGATGCGAGTTGTGTGCCGGGATATGATGATTTTGAAATTGCTATTCAATAA
- a CDS encoding CopD family protein — translation MEHYYYIKAFHLIFVITWFAGLFYIPRLFVYQIEAFHKPSPEKEILGKQLKLMAKRLWFIITWPSAILALLFGLLLFYLNPTLVYQDWMQVKLAFIVLLIIYHLKTHLYYKQLQNDVVKKTSSFMRIWNEGATFILFAVIFLVILKNAINWIWGVVGILVLGVLIMVGFKVYKNIRAKNPDA, via the coding sequence ATGGAGCATTATTATTACATAAAAGCGTTTCATCTTATTTTTGTCATCACTTGGTTTGCTGGGTTGTTTTATATTCCCAGACTATTTGTGTATCAAATAGAAGCATTTCATAAGCCATCACCAGAAAAAGAAATACTTGGAAAACAACTAAAACTAATGGCTAAACGTCTGTGGTTTATAATTACATGGCCATCAGCTATTTTAGCTTTGTTATTTGGGTTATTGCTATTTTATTTAAATCCTACACTTGTTTATCAAGATTGGATGCAGGTAAAACTGGCTTTTATCGTGTTGTTGATTATATATCATCTTAAAACACATTTATATTATAAGCAACTTCAAAACGATGTGGTTAAAAAAACGTCAAGTTTTATGCGTATCTGGAATGAAGGTGCTACATTCATCCTTTTTGCAGTGATTTTTTTGGTGATTTTAAAAAATGCCATTAACTGGATTTGGGGTGTTGTAGGTATTCTTGTTTTAGGAGTTCTTATCATGGTAGGTTTTAAGGTTTATAAGAATATAAGAGCCAAGAATCCTGACGCTTAA